The following proteins come from a genomic window of Polaribacter dokdonensis:
- a CDS encoding DUF6498-containing protein has translation MFKNIFCPTPQNAFIWLSSIYLLFLLYLGKANAITILFAYFLETILIGVFNVLKMVWTIYWGKSTSKQFSLVLFFLVHYGFFVAIQSIFGFALFGFTKNPIINEPFNLIENYSTILQLEDIQYALPAIIFMHLGKFISDFIGQKKYLKFTAKELMFKPYLRIFIQQFVVIISFFFIVFDEGAGIIAAILLISFRLIIDLFFEAIRENNSLINDLSVKLANEKLSADEIKKQLISYTE, from the coding sequence ATGTTTAAAAATATCTTTTGTCCTACTCCTCAAAATGCATTTATTTGGCTGAGCTCTATTTACCTACTTTTTCTTTTGTATTTAGGCAAAGCAAATGCCATTACTATTCTTTTTGCCTATTTTTTAGAAACAATACTCATTGGTGTTTTTAACGTCTTAAAAATGGTATGGACTATTTATTGGGGTAAATCTACTAGCAAGCAATTTTCACTTGTACTATTCTTTTTAGTACACTATGGTTTTTTTGTTGCTATACAATCTATATTTGGCTTCGCTCTTTTTGGTTTTACCAAAAACCCAATCATCAATGAGCCTTTTAATTTAATAGAGAATTACAGTACTATTCTACAATTAGAAGATATTCAATATGCATTACCTGCTATTATTTTTATGCACTTGGGTAAATTTATTTCAGATTTTATTGGTCAAAAAAAGTATTTAAAATTTACAGCAAAAGAATTAATGTTTAAACCCTATTTAAGGATTTTCATTCAGCAATTTGTAGTAATAATTTCTTTCTTTTTTATTGTTTTTGATGAAGGTGCAGGTATTATAGCAGCTATTTTGCTCATAAGTTTTAGACTAATCATTGATTTGTTTTTTGAAGCAATTAGAGAAAATAACTCGCTTATAAATGACTTATCTGTAAAATTAGCCAATGAAAAATTATCTGCAGATGAAATTAAGAAACAACTCATTTCTTATACAGAATAA